A genomic stretch from Vanrija pseudolonga chromosome 6, complete sequence includes:
- the gcv2 gene encoding Putative glycine dehydrogenase (decarboxylating), mitochondrial, translating to MSLAILSRRALRAPALRTRAFHISAVRANPHPTRPVGHSTTATQPHPNPPSKSYSPSTSSIFTPLDTFTPRHVGPRERDVEDMLATLGYKTLDDFVASTIPQGVRTKEFDSTDIEPYSELELRRRVEEIAGLNKPLKSYIGMGYHNAIVPPVVQRNVFENPGWYTAYTPYSPEQSQGRLESLINFQTVAIQLTGLPIANASLLDEATAAAEAMAMCVAGVPKNKFSKGKNVFLVSPTVAPQTIAVLGTRATGFGVDLKIAESNEGFAAEVDKLGDKLIGTLVQYPDVNGEIVDWSGVAQKVKGLDAKVVVASDLLALTMLKPPGEWGADIVLGNSQRFGVPLGYGGPHAAFFAVSDELKRKMPGRIVGLSKDTSGAPAYRLALQTREQHIRREKATSNVCTAQALLANMAAMYAVYHGPEGLRKIAGKVHGLTRVLSEALGKLGFTTVNKTFFDTLTIDVSTAGVTAADVHKASVAAGINFRHIDDKTIGITLDESVGPLDLTDIANVFYRVKGQAEIEPAVLDELSRGLSLNAEAASTLPIAGNLARTTPFLTQPVFNKHHSESDMLRYMMHLQQKDYSLVHGMIPLGSCTMKLNSTSSMVPLSWKEFGGVHPFAPVDQAEGYATMLNELERDLSLVTGYDATSVQPNSGASGEYAGLKVIQAYHESNGQGHRDVCLIPLSAHGTNPASAAMIGYKVVPVKALDDGSLDLADLKAKAEKHKDNLAAFMVTYPSTFGVFEEGIEEANKIVHDNGGQVYVDGANCNALIGLTSPGHVGGDVSHTNLHKTFSIPHGGGGPGVGPISVKKHLAPFLPGHPLVKTGGEKAVTAVSAAPFGSASINLISWAYIKMLGGVGLTDSSKIALLNANYIAERLRPYYNIRFHNKNGRVAHELLIDLAEFEKTAGLRVPDFSKRLQDYSFHPPTAQWPISTCWLIEPTESEPKHELDRFINALIEIRKEADEIVAGKQSKEDNVFKNAPHPLSVITAGEWNKPYSREKAAFPVASLKASKFWPTVGRVDDAAGDLNLICECGSVDDYA from the exons ATGTCCCTCGCCATCCTgtcccgccgcgcgctccgtGCACCAGCGctccgcacgcgcgcgttCCACATCTCGGCGGTCCGcgccaacccccaccccacgcgCCCAGTCGGccactcgacgacggcgacccaGCCCCACCCCAACCCGCCGTCCAAGTCgtactcgccctcgacgagctcaatCTTCACCCCGCTCGACACGttcacgccgcgccacgtcggcccccgcgagcgcgatgtcgaggacatgctcgccacgctcggatacaagacgctcgacgacttTGTCGCGTCCACCATCCCCCAGGGCGTCCGCACAAAGGAGTTTGACTCGACCGACATTGAGCCATACTCTGAGCTCGAGCTCagacgccgcgtcgaggagattgccggCCTGAACAAGCCGCTCAAGAGCTACATTGGCATGGG CTACCACAACGCCATCGTCCCCCCCGTTGTCCAGCGCAACGTCTTCGAGAACCCAGGATGGTACACCGCCTACACCCCCTACTCGCCCGAGCAGTCGCAGGGCCGTCTCGAGTCGCTCATCAACTTCCAGACTGTGGCTATCCAGCTCACTGGTCTCCCCATCGCCAACGCCTCGCTCCTTGACgaggccaccgccgccgccgaggccatggcCATGTGCGTCGCTGGTGTCCCCAAGAACAAGTTctccaagggcaagaacgtcttcctcgtctcgccTACCGTTGCGCCCCAGACCAttgccgtcctcggcacACGTGCCACTGGCTttggcgtcgacctcaagATTGCCGAGAGCAACGAGGGCTTCGCTGCCGAGGTTGACAAGCTCGGTGACAAGCTCATCGGCACCCTTGTTCAGTACCCCGACGTCAACGGTGAGATTGTCGACTGGTCTGGTGTCGCCCAGAAGGTGaagggcctcgacgccaaggtcgtcgtcgcttccgacctcctcgcccttaCCATGCTCAAGCCTCCGGGAGAGTGGGGTGCCGACATTGTTCTCGGCAACTCGCAGCGCTTTGGTGTTCCTCTCGGCTACGGTGGCCCCCAcgccgccttcttcgccgtctcggacgagctcaagcgcaAGATGCCCGGCCGTATCGTCGGTCTCTCCAAGGACACGAGCGGTGCCCCCGCCTACCGTCTTGCCCTCCAGACCCGTGAGCAGCACATTCGTCGTGAGAAGGCCACCTCGAACGTCTGCACGGCTCAGGCTCTCCTCGCCAACATGGCTGCCATGTACGCCGTGTACCACGGCCCCGAGGGCCTCCGCAAGATTGCCGGCAAGGTCCACGGCCTCACCCGCGTCCTCTCTGAGGCTCTTGGCAAGCTCGGTTTCACCACCGTGAACAAGACCTTCTTCGACACCCTCACGATTGACGTCTCGACCGCTGGTGTCACTGCTGCCGATGTCCACAAGGCCTCGGTCGCCGCGGGCATCAACTTCCGTCACATTGACGACAAGACGATTGGTATCACCCTCGACGAGTCGGTTGGCCCTCTCGACCTTACCGACATTGCCAACGTCTTCTACCGCGTCAAGGGCCAGGCCGAGATTGAGcctgccgtcctcgacgagctctcGCGCGGCCTCtcgctcaacgccgaggccgcctcGACCCTCCCCATTGCCGGCAACCTCGCCCGTACCACCCCCTTCCTCACCCAGCCCGTCTTCAACAAGCACCACTCCGAGTCGGACATGCTCCGCTACATGATGCACCTCCAGCAGAAGGACTACTCGCTCGTCCACGGCATGATCCCTCTCGGCTCGTGCACCATGAAGCTCAACTCGACCAGCTCGATGGTCCCTCTGTCGTGGAAGGAGTTTGGCGGCGTCCACCCCTTCGCCCCcgtcgaccaggccgaggGTTACGCCACCATGCTCAACGAGCTTGAGCGTGACCTTTCGCTCGTCACTGGCTACGACGCCACCTCGGTTCAGCCCAACTCGGGTGCCTCGGGCGAGTACGCCGGTCTCAAGGTCATCCAGGCCTACCACGAGTCCAACGGCCAGGGCCACCGTGACGTCTGTCTCATCCCCCTCTCGGCCCACGGCACCAACCCCGCCTCGGCTGCCATGATCGGCTACAAGGTCGTCCCCGTCaaggccctcgacgacggctcgctcgaccttgccgacctcaaggccaaggccgagaagcaCAAGGACAACCTTGCCGCCTTCATGGTCACCTACCCCTCGACTTTCGGTGTCTTCGAGGAGGgcatcgaggaggccaaCAAGATTGTCCACGACAACGGTGGCCAGGTCTACGTTGACGGCGCCAACTGCAACGCCCTCATCGGTCTCACCTCGCCCGGCCACGTTGGTGGTGACGTCTCGCACACCAACCTCCACAAGACCTTCTCCATCCCCCACGGTGGCGGTGGACCCGGTGTTGGCCCCATCTCGGTCAAGAAGCACCTCGCTCCCTTCCTCCCCGGCCACCCTCTCGTCAAGACTGGTGGTGAGAAGGCCGTTacggccgtctcggccgcTCCCTtcggctcggcctcgatcaACCTCATCTCGTGGGCTTACATCAAGATGCTCGGCGGTGTCGGTCTCACCGACTCGTCCAAGATTGCGCTCCTCAACGCCAACTACATTGCTGAGCGTCTCCGCCCCTACTACAACATCCGTTTCCACAACAAGAACGGCCGTGTTGCCCACGAGCTCCTGATTGACCTTGCCGAGTTTGAGAAGACTGCCGGCCTCCGCGTCCCCGACTTCTCCAAGCGTCTCCAGGACTACTCGTTCCACCCCCCTACCGCTCAGTGGCCCATCTCGACTTGCTGGCTCATTGAGCCCACCGAGTCGGAGCCcaagcacgagctcgaccgctTCATCAACGCCCTCATCGAGATCcgcaaggaggccgacgagatTGTTGCCGGCAAGCAGTCCAAGGAGGACAACGTCTTCAAGAACGCTCCCCACCCGCTCTCGGTCATCACCGCCGGCGAGTGGAACAAGCCCTACTCGCGTGAGAAGGCCGCCTTCcccgtcgcctcgctcaAGGCGTCCAAGTTCTGGCCCACTgtcggccgtgtcgacgacgccgccggtgACCTCAACCTCATCTGCGAGTGTGGTTCGGTCGACGACTACGCTTAA